From the Tripterygium wilfordii isolate XIE 37 chromosome 6, ASM1340144v1, whole genome shotgun sequence genome, one window contains:
- the LOC119999333 gene encoding indole-3-acetic acid-amido synthetase GH3.17-like isoform X3 gives MLPSYDPNDNEGGIKLLGELTTNASRIQNQVLEEILSTNANTEYLKGFLEGKFNKESFKKNVPVVNYEEIKPYIERVAHGEPSDIISAEPITELLTSSGTSGGRPKMMPSTAKDLDRKTFFYNLLVPVMNKYVDGLDQGKGMYLLFIKPEIKTPSGLMARPVLTSYYKSSNFRSRPFNRYNVYTSPDETILCPDSKQSMYCQLLCGLVQREEVLRVGAVFASAFLRAIKFLEDYWKELSSNIRTGHVSDWITDTNCRNAVSLILSKPNSELADLVEYEFSGISWEGIIKRLWPRTKYIEVIVTGSMAQYIPTLEFYSGGLPLVSTMYASSECYFGINFKPLSKPSDVSYTLIPNMAYFEFLPVEKNQEEAIVSDRTVDLVNVKLGHYYELLVTTYTGLYRYRVGDILMVTGFHNNAPQFRFVHRQNVVLSIDTDKTNEEDLLNAVTQASAHLEPLGLLLTEYTSYADTSEIPGHYVLFWELKMREKTDMEKLDPIVMEKCCSTIEESLDSVYRRCRRKDNSIGPLEIKVVKHGTFDALMDFCVSQGSSVNQYKTPRCIKSEQAFKILDSRVVGRFFSQNVPFWEPLSMT, from the exons GACCACAAATGCATCTCGGATACAGAATCAGGTTTTAGAGGAGATACTATCAACAAACGCGAATACGGAATATCTTAAAGGGTTTCTTGAAGGAAAATTTAACAAAGAGAGTTTCAAGAAGAATGTCCCAGTTGTTAACTATGAAGAAATCAAGCCTTACATTGAGAGAGTTGCCCATGGTGAGCCTTCAGATATCATTTCAGCTGAACCCATCACTGAACTCCTCACAAG CTCAGGAACTTCCGGTGGCCGGCCAAAGATGATGCCTTCAACTGCTAAAGACTTGGACAGGAAGACATTCTTTTATAACCTCCTTGTGCCTGTGATGAACAA GTATGTAGATGGTTTGGACCAAGGAAAAGGAATGTACCTTCTGTTTATCAAACCAGAAATCAAAACTCCTTCTGGTTTAATGGCAAGACCAGTACTCACCAGCTACTACAAAAGCAGTAACTTCAGAAGCAGACCCTTCAACAGGTATAATGTCTACACTAGTCCTGATGAGACCATATTGTGTCCTGATAGCAAGCAGAGTATGTATTGCCAATTACTTTGCGGATTAGTCCAACGCGAGGAGGTTTTAAGGGTTGGTGCAGTCTTTGCTTCTGCTTTTCTGAGGGCTATCAAATTCTTagaagattattggaaagaattgagctCCAACATAAGAACAGGTCATGTCAGTGACTGGATCACTGATACTAATTGCAGGAATGCTGTCTCATTGATTCTGAGCAAACCCAATTCAGAATTGGCTGATTTGGTTGAGTATGAGTTCAGTGGGATATCATGGGAAGGTATAATTAAGAGACTTTGGCCTAGAACAAAGTATATTGAAGTCATTGTTACTGGATCTATGGCTCAATATATCCCAACACTTGAGTTCTATAGTGGTGGGCTCCCTTTGGTTTCAACTATGTATGCTTCATCTGAATGTTACTTTGGCATTAACTTCAAGCCACTAAGCAAGCCTTCTGATGTCTCTTACACTCTCATCCCAAATATGGCCTATTTTGAGTTCTTGCCTGTGGAGAAAAACCAAGAAGAAGCTATTGTTTCTGATA GAACTGTTGATCTTGTGAATGTCAAGCTTGGTCATTATTATGAACTTTTGGTCACAACTTACACAG GTTTATATAGATACAGAGTTGGAGACATTCTAATGGTCACTGGTTTCCACAACAATGCTCCACAATTTAGGTTTGTGCACAGGCAAAATGTGGTTTTAAGCATTGATACTGATAAGACCAATGAAGAAGACCTCTTGAATGCAGTGACACAAGCATCCGCTCACCTTGAGCCGCTGGGGTTGCTTCTAACTGAGTACACAAGCTATGCTGACACTTCTGAGATTCCAGGACACTATGTATTGTTTTGGGAGCTTAAAATGAGAGAAAAGACTGACATGGAGAAGCTCGATCCGATTGTAATGGAGAAATGCTGCTCCACTATAGAAGAATCACTGGATTCAGTGTACAGAAGATGCAGAAGAAAGGATAATTCAATTGGACCTCTAGAGATAAAGGTGGTTAAACATGGAACATTTGATGCACTCATGGATTTCTGTGTCTCTCAGGGTTCTTCTGTTAACCAGTACAAGACACCCAGGTGCATCAAATCTGAACAGGCCTTCAAGATTCTGGATTCAAGGGTGGTGGGGAGGTTTTTCAGCCAGAATGTTCCATTCTGGGAGCCTTTGTCAATGACTTGA
- the LOC119999333 gene encoding indole-3-acetic acid-amido synthetase GH3.17-like isoform X1, with the protein MMLPSYDPNDNEGGIKLLGELTTNASRIQNQVLEEILSTNANTEYLKGFLEGKFNKESFKKNVPVVNYEEIKPYIERVAHGEPSDIISAEPITELLTSSGTSGGRPKMMPSTAKDLDRKTFFYNLLVPVMNKYVDGLDQGKGMYLLFIKPEIKTPSGLMARPVLTSYYKSSNFRSRPFNRYNVYTSPDETILCPDSKQSMYCQLLCGLVQREEVLRVGAVFASAFLRAIKFLEDYWKELSSNIRTGHVSDWITDTNCRNAVSLILSKPNSELADLVEYEFSGISWEGIIKRLWPRTKYIEVIVTGSMAQYIPTLEFYSGGLPLVSTMYASSECYFGINFKPLSKPSDVSYTLIPNMAYFEFLPVEKNQEEAIVSDSLCNDLSDHNCMPKGDDKENIGTVDLVNVKLGHYYELLVTTYTGLYRYRVGDILMVTGFHNNAPQFRFVHRQNVVLSIDTDKTNEEDLLNAVTQASAHLEPLGLLLTEYTSYADTSEIPGHYVLFWELKMREKTDMEKLDPIVMEKCCSTIEESLDSVYRRCRRKDNSIGPLEIKVVKHGTFDALMDFCVSQGSSVNQYKTPRCIKSEQAFKILDSRVVGRFFSQNVPFWEPLSMT; encoded by the exons GACCACAAATGCATCTCGGATACAGAATCAGGTTTTAGAGGAGATACTATCAACAAACGCGAATACGGAATATCTTAAAGGGTTTCTTGAAGGAAAATTTAACAAAGAGAGTTTCAAGAAGAATGTCCCAGTTGTTAACTATGAAGAAATCAAGCCTTACATTGAGAGAGTTGCCCATGGTGAGCCTTCAGATATCATTTCAGCTGAACCCATCACTGAACTCCTCACAAG CTCAGGAACTTCCGGTGGCCGGCCAAAGATGATGCCTTCAACTGCTAAAGACTTGGACAGGAAGACATTCTTTTATAACCTCCTTGTGCCTGTGATGAACAA GTATGTAGATGGTTTGGACCAAGGAAAAGGAATGTACCTTCTGTTTATCAAACCAGAAATCAAAACTCCTTCTGGTTTAATGGCAAGACCAGTACTCACCAGCTACTACAAAAGCAGTAACTTCAGAAGCAGACCCTTCAACAGGTATAATGTCTACACTAGTCCTGATGAGACCATATTGTGTCCTGATAGCAAGCAGAGTATGTATTGCCAATTACTTTGCGGATTAGTCCAACGCGAGGAGGTTTTAAGGGTTGGTGCAGTCTTTGCTTCTGCTTTTCTGAGGGCTATCAAATTCTTagaagattattggaaagaattgagctCCAACATAAGAACAGGTCATGTCAGTGACTGGATCACTGATACTAATTGCAGGAATGCTGTCTCATTGATTCTGAGCAAACCCAATTCAGAATTGGCTGATTTGGTTGAGTATGAGTTCAGTGGGATATCATGGGAAGGTATAATTAAGAGACTTTGGCCTAGAACAAAGTATATTGAAGTCATTGTTACTGGATCTATGGCTCAATATATCCCAACACTTGAGTTCTATAGTGGTGGGCTCCCTTTGGTTTCAACTATGTATGCTTCATCTGAATGTTACTTTGGCATTAACTTCAAGCCACTAAGCAAGCCTTCTGATGTCTCTTACACTCTCATCCCAAATATGGCCTATTTTGAGTTCTTGCCTGTGGAGAAAAACCAAGAAGAAGCTATTGTTTCTGATAGCCTTTGTAATGATCTTTCTGATCACAATTGCATGCCAAAAGGGGATGATAAGGAAAATATAGGAACTGTTGATCTTGTGAATGTCAAGCTTGGTCATTATTATGAACTTTTGGTCACAACTTACACAG GTTTATATAGATACAGAGTTGGAGACATTCTAATGGTCACTGGTTTCCACAACAATGCTCCACAATTTAGGTTTGTGCACAGGCAAAATGTGGTTTTAAGCATTGATACTGATAAGACCAATGAAGAAGACCTCTTGAATGCAGTGACACAAGCATCCGCTCACCTTGAGCCGCTGGGGTTGCTTCTAACTGAGTACACAAGCTATGCTGACACTTCTGAGATTCCAGGACACTATGTATTGTTTTGGGAGCTTAAAATGAGAGAAAAGACTGACATGGAGAAGCTCGATCCGATTGTAATGGAGAAATGCTGCTCCACTATAGAAGAATCACTGGATTCAGTGTACAGAAGATGCAGAAGAAAGGATAATTCAATTGGACCTCTAGAGATAAAGGTGGTTAAACATGGAACATTTGATGCACTCATGGATTTCTGTGTCTCTCAGGGTTCTTCTGTTAACCAGTACAAGACACCCAGGTGCATCAAATCTGAACAGGCCTTCAAGATTCTGGATTCAAGGGTGGTGGGGAGGTTTTTCAGCCAGAATGTTCCATTCTGGGAGCCTTTGTCAATGACTTGA
- the LOC119999333 gene encoding indole-3-acetic acid-amido synthetase GH3.17-like isoform X4, with product MLPSYDPNDNEGGIKLLGELTTNASRIQNQVLEEILSTNANTEYLKGFLEGKFNKESFKKNVPVVNYEEIKPYIERVAHGEPSDIISAEPITELLTSSGTSGGRPKMMPSTAKDLDRKTFFYNLLVPVMNKYVDGLDQGKGMYLLFIKPEIKTPSGLMARPVLTSYYKSSNFRSRPFNRYNVYTSPDETILCPDSKQSMYCQLLCGLVQREEVLRVGAVFASAFLRAIKFLEDYWKELSSNIRTGHVSDWITDTNCRNAVSLILSKPNSELADLVEYEFSGISWEGIIKRLWPRTKYIEVIVTGSMAQYIPTLEFYSGGLPLVSTMYASSECYFGINFKPLSKPSDVSYTLIPNMAYFEFLPENIGTVDLVNVKLGHYYELLVTTYTGLYRYRVGDILMVTGFHNNAPQFRFVHRQNVVLSIDTDKTNEEDLLNAVTQASAHLEPLGLLLTEYTSYADTSEIPGHYVLFWELKMREKTDMEKLDPIVMEKCCSTIEESLDSVYRRCRRKDNSIGPLEIKVVKHGTFDALMDFCVSQGSSVNQYKTPRCIKSEQAFKILDSRVVGRFFSQNVPFWEPLSMT from the exons GACCACAAATGCATCTCGGATACAGAATCAGGTTTTAGAGGAGATACTATCAACAAACGCGAATACGGAATATCTTAAAGGGTTTCTTGAAGGAAAATTTAACAAAGAGAGTTTCAAGAAGAATGTCCCAGTTGTTAACTATGAAGAAATCAAGCCTTACATTGAGAGAGTTGCCCATGGTGAGCCTTCAGATATCATTTCAGCTGAACCCATCACTGAACTCCTCACAAG CTCAGGAACTTCCGGTGGCCGGCCAAAGATGATGCCTTCAACTGCTAAAGACTTGGACAGGAAGACATTCTTTTATAACCTCCTTGTGCCTGTGATGAACAA GTATGTAGATGGTTTGGACCAAGGAAAAGGAATGTACCTTCTGTTTATCAAACCAGAAATCAAAACTCCTTCTGGTTTAATGGCAAGACCAGTACTCACCAGCTACTACAAAAGCAGTAACTTCAGAAGCAGACCCTTCAACAGGTATAATGTCTACACTAGTCCTGATGAGACCATATTGTGTCCTGATAGCAAGCAGAGTATGTATTGCCAATTACTTTGCGGATTAGTCCAACGCGAGGAGGTTTTAAGGGTTGGTGCAGTCTTTGCTTCTGCTTTTCTGAGGGCTATCAAATTCTTagaagattattggaaagaattgagctCCAACATAAGAACAGGTCATGTCAGTGACTGGATCACTGATACTAATTGCAGGAATGCTGTCTCATTGATTCTGAGCAAACCCAATTCAGAATTGGCTGATTTGGTTGAGTATGAGTTCAGTGGGATATCATGGGAAGGTATAATTAAGAGACTTTGGCCTAGAACAAAGTATATTGAAGTCATTGTTACTGGATCTATGGCTCAATATATCCCAACACTTGAGTTCTATAGTGGTGGGCTCCCTTTGGTTTCAACTATGTATGCTTCATCTGAATGTTACTTTGGCATTAACTTCAAGCCACTAAGCAAGCCTTCTGATGTCTCTTACACTCTCATCCCAAATATGGCCTATTTTGAGTTCTTGCCT GAAAATATAGGAACTGTTGATCTTGTGAATGTCAAGCTTGGTCATTATTATGAACTTTTGGTCACAACTTACACAG GTTTATATAGATACAGAGTTGGAGACATTCTAATGGTCACTGGTTTCCACAACAATGCTCCACAATTTAGGTTTGTGCACAGGCAAAATGTGGTTTTAAGCATTGATACTGATAAGACCAATGAAGAAGACCTCTTGAATGCAGTGACACAAGCATCCGCTCACCTTGAGCCGCTGGGGTTGCTTCTAACTGAGTACACAAGCTATGCTGACACTTCTGAGATTCCAGGACACTATGTATTGTTTTGGGAGCTTAAAATGAGAGAAAAGACTGACATGGAGAAGCTCGATCCGATTGTAATGGAGAAATGCTGCTCCACTATAGAAGAATCACTGGATTCAGTGTACAGAAGATGCAGAAGAAAGGATAATTCAATTGGACCTCTAGAGATAAAGGTGGTTAAACATGGAACATTTGATGCACTCATGGATTTCTGTGTCTCTCAGGGTTCTTCTGTTAACCAGTACAAGACACCCAGGTGCATCAAATCTGAACAGGCCTTCAAGATTCTGGATTCAAGGGTGGTGGGGAGGTTTTTCAGCCAGAATGTTCCATTCTGGGAGCCTTTGTCAATGACTTGA
- the LOC119999333 gene encoding indole-3-acetic acid-amido synthetase GH3.17-like isoform X2, whose amino-acid sequence MLPSYDPNDNEGGIKLLGELTTNASRIQNQVLEEILSTNANTEYLKGFLEGKFNKESFKKNVPVVNYEEIKPYIERVAHGEPSDIISAEPITELLTSSGTSGGRPKMMPSTAKDLDRKTFFYNLLVPVMNKYVDGLDQGKGMYLLFIKPEIKTPSGLMARPVLTSYYKSSNFRSRPFNRYNVYTSPDETILCPDSKQSMYCQLLCGLVQREEVLRVGAVFASAFLRAIKFLEDYWKELSSNIRTGHVSDWITDTNCRNAVSLILSKPNSELADLVEYEFSGISWEGIIKRLWPRTKYIEVIVTGSMAQYIPTLEFYSGGLPLVSTMYASSECYFGINFKPLSKPSDVSYTLIPNMAYFEFLPVEKNQEEAIENIGTVDLVNVKLGHYYELLVTTYTGLYRYRVGDILMVTGFHNNAPQFRFVHRQNVVLSIDTDKTNEEDLLNAVTQASAHLEPLGLLLTEYTSYADTSEIPGHYVLFWELKMREKTDMEKLDPIVMEKCCSTIEESLDSVYRRCRRKDNSIGPLEIKVVKHGTFDALMDFCVSQGSSVNQYKTPRCIKSEQAFKILDSRVVGRFFSQNVPFWEPLSMT is encoded by the exons GACCACAAATGCATCTCGGATACAGAATCAGGTTTTAGAGGAGATACTATCAACAAACGCGAATACGGAATATCTTAAAGGGTTTCTTGAAGGAAAATTTAACAAAGAGAGTTTCAAGAAGAATGTCCCAGTTGTTAACTATGAAGAAATCAAGCCTTACATTGAGAGAGTTGCCCATGGTGAGCCTTCAGATATCATTTCAGCTGAACCCATCACTGAACTCCTCACAAG CTCAGGAACTTCCGGTGGCCGGCCAAAGATGATGCCTTCAACTGCTAAAGACTTGGACAGGAAGACATTCTTTTATAACCTCCTTGTGCCTGTGATGAACAA GTATGTAGATGGTTTGGACCAAGGAAAAGGAATGTACCTTCTGTTTATCAAACCAGAAATCAAAACTCCTTCTGGTTTAATGGCAAGACCAGTACTCACCAGCTACTACAAAAGCAGTAACTTCAGAAGCAGACCCTTCAACAGGTATAATGTCTACACTAGTCCTGATGAGACCATATTGTGTCCTGATAGCAAGCAGAGTATGTATTGCCAATTACTTTGCGGATTAGTCCAACGCGAGGAGGTTTTAAGGGTTGGTGCAGTCTTTGCTTCTGCTTTTCTGAGGGCTATCAAATTCTTagaagattattggaaagaattgagctCCAACATAAGAACAGGTCATGTCAGTGACTGGATCACTGATACTAATTGCAGGAATGCTGTCTCATTGATTCTGAGCAAACCCAATTCAGAATTGGCTGATTTGGTTGAGTATGAGTTCAGTGGGATATCATGGGAAGGTATAATTAAGAGACTTTGGCCTAGAACAAAGTATATTGAAGTCATTGTTACTGGATCTATGGCTCAATATATCCCAACACTTGAGTTCTATAGTGGTGGGCTCCCTTTGGTTTCAACTATGTATGCTTCATCTGAATGTTACTTTGGCATTAACTTCAAGCCACTAAGCAAGCCTTCTGATGTCTCTTACACTCTCATCCCAAATATGGCCTATTTTGAGTTCTTGCCTGTGGAGAAAAACCAAGAAGAAGCTATT GAAAATATAGGAACTGTTGATCTTGTGAATGTCAAGCTTGGTCATTATTATGAACTTTTGGTCACAACTTACACAG GTTTATATAGATACAGAGTTGGAGACATTCTAATGGTCACTGGTTTCCACAACAATGCTCCACAATTTAGGTTTGTGCACAGGCAAAATGTGGTTTTAAGCATTGATACTGATAAGACCAATGAAGAAGACCTCTTGAATGCAGTGACACAAGCATCCGCTCACCTTGAGCCGCTGGGGTTGCTTCTAACTGAGTACACAAGCTATGCTGACACTTCTGAGATTCCAGGACACTATGTATTGTTTTGGGAGCTTAAAATGAGAGAAAAGACTGACATGGAGAAGCTCGATCCGATTGTAATGGAGAAATGCTGCTCCACTATAGAAGAATCACTGGATTCAGTGTACAGAAGATGCAGAAGAAAGGATAATTCAATTGGACCTCTAGAGATAAAGGTGGTTAAACATGGAACATTTGATGCACTCATGGATTTCTGTGTCTCTCAGGGTTCTTCTGTTAACCAGTACAAGACACCCAGGTGCATCAAATCTGAACAGGCCTTCAAGATTCTGGATTCAAGGGTGGTGGGGAGGTTTTTCAGCCAGAATGTTCCATTCTGGGAGCCTTTGTCAATGACTTGA